Proteins from a genomic interval of Callospermophilus lateralis isolate mCalLat2 chromosome 1, mCalLat2.hap1, whole genome shotgun sequence:
- the Arvcf gene encoding splicing regulator ARVCF isoform X2, with protein MEDYNVHSAASILASVKEQEARFERLTRALEQERRHVALQLEHAQQAGVGSSGVGSGHPLPMAWQQLVLQEQSPGSQASLATMPEAPEVLEETVTVEEDPGTPTSHVSIVTSEDGTTRRTETKVTKTVKTVTTRTVRQVPLGPDGLPLLDGGPPLGPFADGPLDRHFLLRGGGPAATLSRTYLSSGNGFPDGLELRDGPSYGSLSRGLGVRPPRTGPLGPGPGDGCFTLPGRREAFPVGPEPGPSSGRSLPERFQAEPYGLEDDTRSLAADDEGGPELEPDYGTATRRRAECGRGLRARAYEDVADDAGELTDERPLYPAATAPLAQPERGSLGSLDRVVRRSPSVDSARKEPRWRDPELPEVLAMLRHPVDPVKANAAAYLQHLCFENESVKRRVRQLRGLPLLVALLDHPRAEVRRRACGALRNLSYGRDTDNKAAIRDCGGVPALVRLLRAARDNEVRELVTGTLWNLSSYEPLKMVIIDHGLQTLTHEVIVPHSGWEREPNEDSKPRDAEWTTVFKNTSGCLRNVSSDGAEARRRLRECEGLVDALLHALQSAVGRKDTDNKSVENCVCIMRNLSYHVHKEVPGADRYQEAEPGPPGSAAGSQRRRRDDASCFGGKKAKGKKDGEMDRNFDTLDLPKRTEAAKGFELLYQPEVVRLYLSLLTESRNFNTLEAAAGALQNLSAGNWMWATYIRATVRKERGLPVLVELLQSETDKVVRAVAIALRNLSLDRRNKDLIGSYAMAELVRNVRSAQAPAQPGARLEEDTVVAVLNTIHEIVSDSLDNARSLLQARGVPALVALGANSQSVREAKAASHVLQTVWSYKELRSALQRDGWTKARFQLAAAAAKAPKAASSPGGFDDSTLPLVDKSLDGEKPGSRDVIPMDALGPDGYSTMDRRERRTLGSDSIGEASEKEPLKGLDPTICS; from the exons ATGGAGGACTACAATGTACACTCAGCTGCCAGCATCTTGGCCTCGGTGAAGGAGCAGGAGGCCCGTTTCGAGCGACTGACACGGGCACTGGAGCAGGAGCGGCGCCATGTTGCCCTGCAGCTGGAGCATGCCCAGCAGGCTGGAGTAGGCAGCAGTGGTGTGGGCAGTGGGCATCCCCTACCAATGGCCTGGCAACAGCTGGTCCTGCAG gagcagagcccagggagcCAGGCATCACTGGCCACAATGCCGGAGGCACCTGAGGTGCTAGAGGAGACAGTGACAGTGGAGGAGGACCCTGGTACACCTACCTCCCATGTATCCATTGTCACATCTGAAGATGGTACAACCCGGCGCACTGAAACCAAG GTCACCAAGACTGTCAAGACAGTGACCACGAGGACAGTACGGCAGGTGCCTTTGGGCCCAGATGGACTCCCCCTGCTGGATGGTGGCCCTCCACTTGGCCCTTTTGCCGATGGCCCTCTGGATCGGCATTTCCTACTGCGTGGTGGTGGTCCAGCAGCCACACTCTCCCGAACCTACCTCAGTAGTGGGAATGGCTTTCCTGATGGCCTTGAGCTCCGTGATGGCCCTAGCTATGGCAGCCTGTCCCGGGGTCTAGGGGTACGGCCCCCACGCACTGGCCCCCTTGGCCCAGGACCTGGTGATGGCTGCTTCACATTGCCTGGCCGCCGGGAGGCCTTCCCTGTGGGTCCTGAGCCTGGACCATCAAGTGGTCGTTCCCTGCCTGAGCGCTTCCAGGCAGAGCCCTATGGCTTGGAGGATGACACACGCAGCCTGGCCGCTGATGATGAGGGTGGCCCTGAGCTGGAGCCCGATTACGGCACAGCCACACGGAGAAGAGCTGAGTGTGGGCGGGGCCTTCGTGCCAG GGCCTATGAGGATGTAGCAGATGATGCTGGTGAACTGACCGATGAGCGGCCCCTGTACCCAGCAGCAACGGCACCACTGGCCCAGCCAGAGCGGGGCAGTCTGGGCAGCCTGGACCGGGTGGTACGTCGCTCACCCTCAGTGGACAGTGCCCGCAAGGAGCCACGCTGGCGGGACCCTGAGCTACCTGAAGTGCTGGCCATGCTCCGGCACCCTGTGGACCCTGTGAAGGCCAATGCAGCTGCCTACCTGCAGCACCTGTGCTTTGAGAATGAGAGTGTCAAGAGACGTGTACGACAGCTGCGTGGACTGCCACTGCTTGTGGCACTGCTAGACCACCCTCGGGCTGAAGTGCGTCGCCGGGCCTGTGGAGCACTGCGCAATCTCTCCTATGGCCGCGACACCGACAACAAGGCTGCAATCCGGGATTGTGGCGGTGTGCCTGCTCTGGTGCGCCTGCTGCGAGCAGCCCGTGACAACGAGGTCCGTGAGCTGGTCACTG GCACACTCTGGAACCTGTCATCCTACGAACCCCTGAAGATGGTCATCATTGACCATGGCCTGCAGACGCTGACCCATGAGGTCATCGTGCCCCACTCGGGCTGGGAGCGAGAGCCCAACGAGGACTCCAAGCCCCGGGATGCTGAGTGGACGACTGTCTTCAAGAACACATCAGGCTGCCTGAG GAATGTGAGCTCAGATGGTGCTGAGGCCAGGCGACGGCTCCGGGAATGTGAAGGACTGGTGGATGCGCTCCTGCATGCCCTGCAGTCAGCTGTGGGCAGAAAGGACACAGACAACAAG TCTGTGGAGAACTGCGTGTGCATCATGCGAAACCTGTCCTACCATGTGCACAAGGAGGTGCCTGGGGCTGACAGGTACCAGGAGGCTGAGCCTGGGCCCCCAGGCAGTGCTGCAGGCTCCCAGCGCCGGAGGAGGGATGACGCCAGCTGCTTTGGTGGCAAGAAGGCCAAAG GAAAGAAGGATGGTGAGATGGACCGGAACTTTGACACATTGGATCTGCCTAAGCGAACTGAGGCTGCAAAAG GCTTTGAGCTACTGTACCAGCCAGAGGTAGTACGCCTCTACCTCTCCCTCCTCACGGAGAGTCGGAACTTCAACACCCTGGAAGCTGCAGCAGGTGCCCTACAAAACCTCAGTGCCGGCAACTGGATG TGGGCCACATACATCCGTGCCACAGTGCGCAAGGAGCGTGGGCTGCCAGTGCTGGTGGAGCTACTGCAGTCTGAAACTGACAAGGTGGTGCGTGCTGTAGCCATTGCATTGCGCAACCTCTCACTGGACCGTCGCAACAAAGACCTCATCG GGAGCTACGCCATGGCAGAACTGGTGCGGAATGTGCGCAGTGCTCAGGCTCCAGCTCAACCCGGAGCCCGCCTGGAAGAAGACACAGTGGTTGCAGTTCTGAACACCATCCATGAGATTGTGTCCGACAGCCTGGATAATGCACGCTCACTCTTGCAGGCCCGTGGCGTGCCTGCGCTGGTGGCGCTAGGAGCCAATAG CCAGTCGGTTCGGGAGGCAAAAGCAGCATCACATGTGCTTCAGACTGTTTGGAGTTACAAGGAGCTACGTAGTGCCCTACAGAGAGATGGCTGGACTAAGGCTCGCTTTCAG TTGGCTGCT